One genomic segment of Synchiropus splendidus isolate RoL2022-P1 chromosome 16, RoL_Sspl_1.0, whole genome shotgun sequence includes these proteins:
- the rtn1a gene encoding reticulon-1a isoform X3, producing MQAAADVKKDGSWSSWKGQAIDLLYWRNVKQSGAVFSSVLLLLFSLTQFSVVSVGAYLALAALSATISFRIYKSVLQAVQKTDEGHPFKAYLEVELALSQDQISKYADKILLYTNTCMRELRRLFLVQDLIDSLKFAVLMWLLTYVGALFNGLTLLILAVISMFTMPVVYEKHQAQIDQYVGLIRGHVNAVVGKIQAKIPGAKRKEE from the exons ATGCAGGCCGCTGCAGATGTGAAGAAGGACGGctcctggagcagctggaagGGCCAGG CTATTGACCTGCTCTACTGGAGGAACGTGAAGCAGTCGGGTGCAGTCTTCAGcagcgtgctgctgctgctcttctccctgACCCAGTTCAGCGTGGTCAGCGTGGGCGCCTACCTGGCCCTGGCCGCCCTGTCAGCCACCATCAGCTTCCGCATCTACAAGTCGGTACTGCAGGCCGTGCAGAAGACCGATGAGGGACACCCGTTCAA AGCGTACCTGGAGGTGGAACTGGCTCTGTCTCAGGACCAGATCAGCAAATATGCCGACAAGATCCTGCTCTACACCAACACCTGCATGAGGGAGCTGCGCCGGCTCTTCCTGGTCCAGGACCTGATCGACTCCCTGAAG TTTGCCGTTCTGATGTGGCTGCTGACCTATGTGGGAGCGCTGTTCAACGGCCTGACACTGCTCATCCTGG CTGTCATCTCCATGTTCACGATGCCGGTGGTCTATGAGAAACATCAG GCACAGATCGACCAGTACGTGGGATTAATACGGGGACACGTCAACGCCGTGGTGGGAAA GATCCAGGCCAAGATTCCCGGAGCCAAGAGAAAGGAGGAGTAG
- the rtn1a gene encoding reticulon-1a isoform X4 — translation MGSAAIDLLYWRNVKQSGAVFSSVLLLLFSLTQFSVVSVGAYLALAALSATISFRIYKSVLQAVQKTDEGHPFKAYLEVELALSQDQISKYADKILLYTNTCMRELRRLFLVQDLIDSLKFAVLMWLLTYVGALFNGLTLLILAVISMFTMPVVYEKHQAQIDQYVGLIRGHVNAVVGKIQAKIPGAKRKEE, via the exons ATGGGATCCGCAG CTATTGACCTGCTCTACTGGAGGAACGTGAAGCAGTCGGGTGCAGTCTTCAGcagcgtgctgctgctgctcttctccctgACCCAGTTCAGCGTGGTCAGCGTGGGCGCCTACCTGGCCCTGGCCGCCCTGTCAGCCACCATCAGCTTCCGCATCTACAAGTCGGTACTGCAGGCCGTGCAGAAGACCGATGAGGGACACCCGTTCAA AGCGTACCTGGAGGTGGAACTGGCTCTGTCTCAGGACCAGATCAGCAAATATGCCGACAAGATCCTGCTCTACACCAACACCTGCATGAGGGAGCTGCGCCGGCTCTTCCTGGTCCAGGACCTGATCGACTCCCTGAAG TTTGCCGTTCTGATGTGGCTGCTGACCTATGTGGGAGCGCTGTTCAACGGCCTGACACTGCTCATCCTGG CTGTCATCTCCATGTTCACGATGCCGGTGGTCTATGAGAAACATCAG GCACAGATCGACCAGTACGTGGGATTAATACGGGGACACGTCAACGCCGTGGTGGGAAA GATCCAGGCCAAGATTCCCGGAGCCAAGAGAAAGGAGGAGTAG